The Coffea arabica cultivar ET-39 chromosome 4e, Coffea Arabica ET-39 HiFi, whole genome shotgun sequence genome includes a window with the following:
- the LOC140005655 gene encoding uncharacterized protein, with protein sequence MAEDTRLKTIEENVRKQEAKLQTFMESTSEAPKSMEEKMLANSTELKTLVAGIAAQNGGRVPKLEFSRFAGEYVRDWIQKCETFFHLYGILGSQKMLIAEMHLEGRANVWFQSFKRDKRTFGWEEFKEGVSHRFGDLGDEDGVEEFNKLQQSSTVMACQEKFEELRAIVLLKNPGLSESYFVSSYLSGLQEELKALVKMHKPQTLQEAFEVAKWKEKALEVIFKKSRASNRLFPPTRMSSSREISTHRPPVTKATTVSEEDSTKQGNMSQPYKRITPTDFQYRKDNYLCFKCGAKFRPGHMCKDKGVHMIIATDLEDRVDEEEVIEYMDSGNKPEVELSLHSLIGNLLSSTIKLLGKVRDSEISILLDGGSSNCFLKKSVAQRWQELVRQHKPFKVRIANGQELCCSQWIPNFQWSMQGQKFCHNVYLLDLEPYDLIIGVDWMNAYSPLTFDFKQLQVFFSKDSDMVTLRGDQGTANTRMTKREVAKRYMRKKLKQAVQACTISTAQSQVNTTPNILEPLLIEFQDVFSEPKQLPPTRSFDHQIPLKIDAKPFKLALYRYPHVQKTEIEKQVKEILHSGIIQPSHSPFASPVLLVKKKDEYLGHVVTGDGVSADSSKVEYMVNWPEPTDVKALRGFLGLTEYYRRFVKNYGSIVKPLTDLLRKDGFGWNKEASAAFRELKQAMSTTPVLALPDFSKPFVLETDASNQAIGAIIMQQRQPLAYMSQALGAKNQALSIYEKELLALIVAVNKWRHYLLGSHFIIRIDHHSQKYLLEQKIWTPLQQKWLTKLMRYDYEIQFKRGRENVVADALSRRGKDTHEFSAISMIKPVWITDLAGSYEQDPKVKELLTALAINGTEMPEYSYNGGAIKYRGRVYVGAFTSLRQQLIACMHMSAVG encoded by the exons ATGGCAGAAGATACACGCCTTAAAACAATCGAGGAGAATGTCCGAAAGCAGGAAGCTAAGTTGCAGACATTCATGGAGTCTACCAGCGAGGCTCCGAAATCTATGGAGGAGAAGATGCTGGCCAACTCCACAGAGCTAAAGACTCTCGTAGCCGGCATTGCTGCACAGAATGGAGGGA GAGTGCCTAAGCTAGAGTTCTCCAGGTTCGCAGGAGAGTACGTGAGGGATTGGATTCAGAAATGCGAGACTTTCTTCCATCTGTATGGCATATTGGGTTCGCAGAAGATGCTGATTGCAGAAATGCACTTGGAAGGGAGAGCAAATGTCTGGTTCCAAAGTTTCAAACGTGATAAGAGGACATTTGGTTGGGAAGAGTTCAAGGAGGGAGTGAGTCACAGATTTGGGGACCTAGGGGATGAAGATGGAGTCGAGGAATTCAACAAACTGCAGCAATCCTCCACAGTAATGGCATGTCAGGAGAAGTTTGAGGAGTTGAGAGCCATAGTACTGCTCAAGAATCCGGGGTTGAGTGAGAGTTATTTTGTTTCCAGCTATTTGAGTGGATTGCAGGAGGAGCTCAAGGCACTGGTCAAAATGCACAAACCTCAGACCCTACAAGAAGCCTTTGAGGTTGCAAAATGGAAGGAAAAGGCACTGGAGGTGATTTTCAAGAAGAGCAGGGCATCTAACAGGCTTTTTCCTCCTACACGGATGAGCTCTAGTAGAGAAATATCTACACACAGACCACCTGTGACCAAGGCAACAACAGTCAGCGAGGAAGATTCTACGAAGCAAGGTAATATGTCTCAACCATACAAGAGAATCACCCCCACTGACTTTCAATACAGGAAGGATAACTATTTGTGCTTTAAATGTGGAGCAAAGTTTAGGCCAGGCCATATGTGTAAGGACAAGGGGGTACACATGATTATTGCTACTGATCTAGAGGACAGGGTAGATGAGGAAGAGGTGATAGAATACATGGATAGTGGGAACAAACCGGAGGTAGAATTATCCTTACATTCACTCATAGGGAATCTGCTCTCTAGCACCATTAAGTTGTTAGGGAAAGTTAGAGACTCTGAAATTTCTATCCTACTAGATGGAGGCAGTTCTAATTGTTTCCTTAAGAAGTCAGTTGCACAAAGGTGGCAGGAGCTTGTCAGGCAACACAAACCTTTCAAAGTTAGAATTGCTAATGGTCAGGAACTGTGTTGCAGTCAATGGATACCCAATTTCCAATGGAGCATGCAAGGACAGAAATTTTGCCATAATGTGTACCTGTTGGATTTGGAGCCCTATGATCTGATCATAGGGGTGGACTGGATGAATGCCTACAGCCCCCTAACATTTGATTTTAAGCAACTGCAGGTCTTTTTCAGTAAGGATAGTGACATGGTGACACTGCGAGGGGATCAAGGTACTGCAAACACCAGGATGACTAAAAGAGAGGTGGCCAAAAGATACATGAGGAAGAAACTCAAGCAAGCTGTGCAGGCCTGCACAATCAGTACAGCTCAGTCACAGGTAAACACCACTCCAAATATTCTAGAGCCTTTGTTGATTGAGTTCCAAGATGTGTTCAGTGAGCCTAAACAATTACCCCCAACGAGATCATTTGACCATCAAATTCCCTTGAAAATTGATGCAAAACCATTCAAATTAGCTCTTTATAGATATCCCCATGTCCAGAAAACTGAGATAGAAAAACAAGTCAAGGAGATATTGCACAGTGGCATCATCCAACCTAGTCACAGTCCCTTTGCTTCACCTGTCCTACTGGTcaaaaagaaagatg AATATTTGGGGCATGTGGTTACTGGTGATGGGGTGAGTGCTGATTCTTCAAAAGTGGAGTACATGGTGAACTGGCCAGAACCGACTGATGTCAAGGCCTTAAGGGGGTTCTTGGGCTTGACTGAATATTACAGGAGGTTTGTCAAGAACTATGGATCCATAGTCAAGCCCCTTACTGATCTTTTAAGGAAGGATGGTTTTGGCTGGAACAAGGAAGCTAGTGCTGCatttcgtgaactcaaacaagCTATGAGTACCACACCTGTACTAGCATTGCCAGACTTCTCAAAGCCTTTTGTGTTGGAGACAGATGCCAGCAATCAAGCTATTGGAGCTATCATTATGCAGCAAAGACAACCCCTTGCTTATATGAGTCAGGCATTAGGTGCAAAAAATCAGGCTTTATCTATCTACGAAAAGGAGTTACTAGCCTTGATTGTTGCTGTTAAcaagtggaggcattacttaCTGGGGTCTCACTTCATCATTAGGATTGATCATCACAGCCAAAAGTACTTGTTGGAGCAGAAGATTTGGACTCCACTGCAACAGAAATGGTTGACTAAACTGATGAGATATGATTATGAGATTCAGTTTAAGAGGGGAAGGGAGAATGTAGTGGCAGATGCACTCTCCAGGAGGGGGAAGGACACTCATGAGTTCAGTGCCATTTCCATGATAAAGCCAGTATGGATCACTGACTTAGCTGGAAGTTATGAGCAGGATCCTAAAGTTAAGGAGTTGCTCACTGCATTAGCCATCAATGGCACAGAAATGCCTGAATATTCCTACAATGGTGGGGCCATCAAGTACAGGGGAAGGGTATATGTAGGAGCCTTTACTTCACTTAGGCAACAACTCATTGCCTGCATGCACATGTCAGCTGTTGGATGA